AACCCATCACCGTCGGCGCCAAAGCCAATTCCAGGCGACACCGCGACCTTCGCTTCGGCAAGCAGGAATTTCGCGAACTCGAGCGAGCCCATCGCGCGGAACGGCTCCGGAATCGGCGCCCACACGAACATCGTCGCCTTGGGCTTCTCGACCGGCCATCCCACCTTGTTGAGTCCATCGACGAGCACGTCGCGCCGCCGCTTGTACATCTCGACGATTTCGCCGACGCAATCCTGCGGACCGTTGAGCGCCGCGATCGCGGCGACCTGCACGGGGGCGAACATCCCGTAATCGAAATATGACTTGAGCCGCGCGAGCGCGCCGATCATCTCGCGATTTCCGACCGCGAAGCCGACGCGCCATCCCGGCATGTTGTAGCTTTTCGACAAGGTGTAGAACTCGACGCCGATGTCCTTCGCGCCCGGCACCTGCATCATCGAGGGCGCCTTGTAGCCGTCGAAGCACAGGTCGGCGTAGGCGAAATCATGCGCCACCATGATGTTGTTCTCGGTCGCGAACTCGACGACGTGTTTCATGAACTTGAGATCGACCGTCGCCGTCGTCGGGTTGTGCGGGAAGTTCATGATGAGGAACTTGGGCCGCGGCCAGCAGTGCTCGACCGCCGCCTTGAGCTCGTCGAAGAATTCCTCGCCGCGCCGCAGCGGAACGCCCTGCACCTGCGCCCCCGCAATGATGCATCCGTACTGATGAATCGGATACGTCGGCGTGGGCGCTAGGACCACGTCGCCCTGGTCGAGAATCGCAAGCGCCATGTGTGCGATTCCCTCTTTGGAGCCGATCGTAACGATCGCTTCGGAGTCGGGATCGAGCTCTACTCCGTGGCGCCTTTTGTACCAGTCTGTAATTGCGAGGCGCAGCTTGTAAACGCCGCGCGATACTGAATAGCGATGGTTGGCGGGCTTGGCGGCAGCCTCGACCAGCTTGGCGACGATATGCGGCGGAGTCTGGTCGTCGGGATTTCCCATGCCGAAGTCGATAATGTCCTCGCCGGCGCGGCGCGCTTTTATACACAGATCGCCGATGGCGTTGAAGACGTAGGGAGGCAGCCGCTT
The genomic region above belongs to Candidatus Binataceae bacterium and contains:
- the alaC gene encoding alanine transaminase, with the protein product MDFPRIKRLPPYVFNAIGDLCIKARRAGEDIIDFGMGNPDDQTPPHIVAKLVEAAAKPANHRYSVSRGVYKLRLAITDWYKRRHGVELDPDSEAIVTIGSKEGIAHMALAILDQGDVVLAPTPTYPIHQYGCIIAGAQVQGVPLRRGEEFFDELKAAVEHCWPRPKFLIMNFPHNPTTATVDLKFMKHVVEFATENNIMVAHDFAYADLCFDGYKAPSMMQVPGAKDIGVEFYTLSKSYNMPGWRVGFAVGNREMIGALARLKSYFDYGMFAPVQVAAIAALNGPQDCVGEIVEMYKRRRDVLVDGLNKVGWPVEKPKATMFVWAPIPEPFRAMGSLEFAKFLLAEAKVAVSPGIGFGADGDGFVRFALIENEHRTRQALRGIKQALARGQGQSPRLASVS